Sequence from the Thermodesulfovibrionales bacterium genome:
CGAGATAATAGGTGACGTTACGCTGCAGCGGTTGAGTGACGGATACTCTCGGGGGTGGAGGCGAAGAGTGAGTTTCCTTCCTCTCGCAGCCGGCAAGGCAAAAAAGACAAGCCAGGGAAACCGCTGCGGCTGTGATCCCTTTAATTATGAAATGTAAGTATTTCCTGTATGCCATTCATCTGCCCTCACGCTTATACCGTTCTTCTGATTTCATACTGAATGATAAAGTCCTTTTACCAATCCGGTGCCCTGATCGAAGAGCTGGGTTTTTCCGTAAGTGGTGGATTGTACGATGCAGGGGCTAACAATCTGCCCCAATCGGTACGTTTTGCCATCTCCTCCCTAATTCCCTCTGGTACGAGATCTCTTCCTTCCCGGCTTTCCCAAGCGCCGCCGAGGGCCCTATAGACTCCAACCAAACTGGTGGAGATATTGCCGAGAGTACTGGCGAGATTGTCCTGTTCATTCAAGAGAGACTGCTGGGCCAGAAGCACTGCGGTAAAGTCCTTTACGCCTTCACGGTATTGCTTTACCGCAAGATCGAGAGCGCTCTTTGCGGACTCGGCGCTCCTCGCAAGGTCATCGGCCCGCTCCTGGGCCCTGAGGAACGCAGACAGATTGTCCTCGACATCCTGCTGGGCCGAGAGGACGGTGTTTTGATACGCAATGAGCAACTCTTGTAACCTGGCGTCCTGGACACGGACATTGTTCGTGATCTGGCCATAATTGAGAATATTCCACTGGAAAGAGGGTCCCGCCAAAATCGTTCTGCTTCTCCATTTGAACATGTCGCTGAGTTCGGATTTCCCGGCGCTGGTCGAAAGAAAACTGAAGTCTCCTGAGAGAGAGAAGGCGGGATAGAGCTCCGCTTTGGCCACGCCGATCTGGGCACTTTGTGCTATCGCCTGATACTCTGCGCTCCGAATGTCCGGCCGCCGTCGCAGGAGATCGGCGGGAATTCCCACGACAATTTCAGTCGGAGAGACTGGTATATCCGAAGGACCTTCAAGCATTTCTGCCAGGTCCTTCGGCGCCATACCCAGCAGTACGCATAACGCGTTTTCTTGTTGCCTCTGCTGGGCTTTGAGTGAAGGAATGGAAGCCATGGTATTGTTAAGTTGAGTTCTGGCCTGCTCCACATCCAGCAGCGATGCGGTGCCGTAGCGGTACCTTGCCTCAGCAATCTTCAGGCTTTCTTTCTGGGTCTCCACATTTTGAAGGGCGATGGCGATTCGTTTTTCGAGGGTCCTGATATTTATATATGAATTGGCTACATCAGCCGTGAGGCTCACAAGGGCGTTATCGTAATCAGCGGCTGTTGCAAGCCAGCTGGCACTTGCCGACTCAATCGCCCGCCTGAACTTCCCCCAGAAGTCGATCTCCCAGCTCGCATTCGCACCTATTTGAGACAGGTAATACTGAAACGGCGGAATTGCCTGGGCTGACTGTTCGCTCAACCTGGTGTAGTTGAGCGAACCCGCGGCCTGTTGTGTCTGGGGATAAAAGTTGCCGGCAGCAATACCTAGTTGGGCTCTCGCTTCGATCACTCTCACTCCGGCAATCTTCAGGGACAGGTTTTCGTCGTAGGCCTGGTCAACCAGTCTGTTCAGGACCGGATCATTGAATGTCTGCCACCAGTTGCGATAGTCTCTGGTCTCGCTGTTAACCCTCTTATCTCCTGACTCGATCCATGTCGACTCTATCGGCGCTTCGGGCCGCTGAAAGTCAGGGCCAACCGTACAGCCGGATATTATCAAACTGAAGACCGCTGCAATACCATAACAGAATGGTTTGATCATGGGGCGAAGGAGCATAGACATCAGCCTCCCCAATTGCGTCTGAAATTCAGAAATTAATTACGCAAGAGAAATAGTTTGTATCATGATCTGCAAAAGAGTCAAGAGGCCTCCCGCCATCAGGCGATGTTCACTTCCGGATGGTCGGGACTCCGTTCGAAATACACCTGGTGCTTGTTGGCAGGTGTTATATTTTGGCCAGATCGAATGCGAGCTTTATAGCCGCCCCGATCAGCGCGGCTTCTTCTTTGCTCATCTCGCCCAGGCTTCCGCGTCTTTCCGTCATTCTCCGGAAGCGCGTGAAGTCCGTCGGCAGTGCCTCAATGTCTATCAAGTGCGCGATCCCCCGAATAATCTCGCCTATCCTTTCCGGAGATTTTGTGGCCCCTTCCAGTTTAGCGAAATATTGAACCTTGATTGTCGCCCTTGTGACACTGTATTCAACGTCCTTCACGCGATGAAGGGCGAGGATTGCGTAATCGCCGAGGGCTTGCCAGAATAATTCGTCGTATCCCTGCCAATCGGGCAACGAGAAGCGCAATAACGCGGGCCTTTTCCTTCCTATCTGCGGGACGCATTTTTCAAGGGTGACAACGAAATCCCGAACCTTGTTCCTGTCTATCTGATCAAGCATCTCATAGAGCCTGCGCCGCTGTTGTCTCCGAAGGAGTTTCTCGACCTGCTCCAAAACGCTGCCCTGCCCGGGGTGCGCGCCTAAGGTATCGAGAACATTGTTCATTAAGGTATCCATACCATTCCTCCTCGGATGATTACCGACTTCATCGAGCATGCATGCCCGCCACGCGCGTCGAGCTCCCTGACCCCGCCAGAGCCGTCCGATAGCACATTGTAGCTGCCGCCCGCCTTAACTAGATGATAATTGACACTTCCATATGAGTCAAGGCCGGCCTTGAACTGTTCACCATCTCCTCACTGAGCGGGCATTTACACCTGTGCCTTACGGAAGATCATCTCGTCTACGGCCTCCCGGATATGATCATACCCTTCTTCCCTATGAGGGATGACGCAGTGCGAACAGTCCTTGATTCCCCTGCTCATGATGAAATCTCCTCCGCAGTCGAGCAAATAAAGGGGACACCAGCAGAAGAGACACGATTTCCATTCCTGAAGATCGTGGCAAGGATAGAAACTACAGTCTCGATGAACGAAATACTTATAATTCATTTCGTTGATTCCTCCCTCGGGAATGTTGTGGTTGATCTGGATAGGTCTTCCGGCTTAGGGCGATATAAGCTCGTCTACTTGCCCGCCTTCCCATCACGATATAGCTCGTGACAGTGGCCTTCGGTTGGCTTTCGTTCCCTTCACGGCTGCGGGGCAGCGGAGGAATTGCACCTCTCTTCCCTGACTTCCGTAAATCATGAATATCTGTTGTTAACGCCTGGTGCCCTCTTTGATCACCTCCTGAAGAATAGTTCAGGCCTCAATCATCACGTATGTATTTATAGCAGATGTTCTTACGCTTTTCAAGGTCCCGTCCCTGCAAAACTTGGTATGGCCACGGACTATCATAACGCCCGGCTGACGTAAGCAATGGGTATGGACGCTTCGCAAGGATGATTCGGTCTCCATTTTCTGTCTGCCTTCTCTCCTCTGCCTACTGATAAGATTTCAGCGAACGCCAAATTGAAAAACGAAGAGGATCTGATACCATGTACTTGAGATAGTGTATGGCCCTTGCTTGCAAGAATGTTTGAAGGTAGGAACCAAGGGCCTTGTCTCCAGGACATCTCAAGGGTTGACCCACATGCCTCATCGTGAAATGCGTCGTCTTCTTGAGATAATGTTAGGAACCGGCGGAAATATGCTTTCTGAAGCATGAGGATGGAGAGGATGAAACGTGATCTTCTCTTTAAACCTTCCGACATTCCAATCGTGGAAGGTAGAGTATATCATCTGGACCTGAAACCTGACGAACTGGCCAAGCATATTCTCATTGTGGGAGATCCTGAACGGGTCCCTCTTATTGTAGAAGAATGTTTCAGCGGGAGAGAAATCGACAGACTCCATAGGGGGCTCAGGACAATAACAGGGATAGTCCGGGACACGGGCCAGAGGGTCTCGATCATAACATCAGGGATGGGAACACCTTCTCTTGAGGTTGTACTGAATGAGATCGTGGCGCTCAATGAGATGGATTTTCGTGAAGGGATGCGAAAATCTTCCTACGATATGCTAACCGTAGTGAGGGTAGGCACCTCGGGGAGCATTCAGTCGGATATTGAACTGGGCACGCTTATTATCACCGAGTATGCTGTCGGATTGGAGAATACCGGATTCTTTTACGATGTCTCCTCTTCAGAGCAGACCTTAGAAATCCTCGAAGGCAGGATCAGATCTGCCCTTGACGGTGCCATTCCTTTCCACTCGCGTTTCAAAGGGAAGATCCACCCCTATGCCTCAAGGGCTCATCAGGATGTCACAGGAGCATTGGAACGTGAAGCCGTGAACTTTGGGGCAAAATTCAAGCGGGGGGTAACCGTAACCAATTCTGGTTTTTTTGCAAACCAGGGGAGAACGGTATCGAGGATCCCTCTGACAGTCCCCGAAATAGACGGCATTCTTTCGTTAGTTGACACCGGTATAAAAGGATTGAGGATAGAAAATATGGAGATGGAGGCAAACTTTCTCCTTTATTTCATGGGTGCTCTGGGCTACAGGGCAGGTGTCGTATGCGTTGCAATCGATAACCGTCGCGAGGACAGGTTCATCGACCATTATGAACAGCATATCATGAACGCTTCGAAGGTGGCATTGCGCGCACTAGCAGCATTCCCATAAATCTCCCGGGGCAGCGCAGAGGACAGTTTAAGGGCAGGCATCATGCGAGAACAAAAAAATCATTCTCCCGGCATGAGAGGGAATGGTCGGCCCGCATCTCCCCGTGACAGGTCAGAGGACCGGCCTGAACCTTGCTCCTCTTCTTCTTTCTCTTCTGTTCGTACATGAGCTTGTCGGCCTCAGCGATCAGATCGTGGATGGAATAGGAACTATCGGGATCGCATGATGCCATGCCCAGGCTCAGGGAGAGCCGGTAACCGCGGTTGTTTTCAGCATTGTGTATCTCGAGTATCCTCCGCACCCTGGAGGCATAGACATCGGGATCGTCATAGGCCGGCTCAATGAGGAGAACAACAAATTCATCGCCGCCGATACGGGCGATGATATCAGCCTTGCGGAAACTCTCCCTGAGGATATTGGCCGTCTCGATGATCGCTCCGTCTCCTTCCTGGTGACCGAAGGTATCATTGATCTTCTTGAGATCATCGAGGTCGGCGGAAAGGAGAGACATCCCTTTTTTCAGGCGGTGAGATATCTTCACCTGCTGCCCGGCCAGAGACAGGAAACCCCGCCGGTTCAAGAGCCCTGTGAGTTCATCGGTGACTGAAAGACTGTGGAGTCTCTTCTCCGTCATCTTAAGCTGACTGATATCCTTTGATATGACAGAGACAGCCTCTATCTCGCCGCCCTGTCCCATGATAGGGCTCAGGGTCCGAAGAAAATATCTTCCGTCCCTGAGACTCCTGTGCACATGGTGAGCGGATTTGCCGGTCCGAACAACCTCGTTGACCTTGCAGACGAAATACCGCGTCTCAGACAGAGAATGGAACCTGCTGTATTGCAGGCCTGCTACCTCTTCTCCCGACAGACCCAACCTCTCCTGATGTCTTCTGTTCATGTAGAGATATTTGCACTCTCTGTCCACGAGATATATTGCATCATCACTCGACTCAACAAGCAGGCGATAGAGGGCGTCTCTCCGCTCTGACTCCCCTGATTTTGCTGAGGAAGTCTGTGGCATGTACTGGACGGTTTCTGCCGATACCCCTTCCGGTTGTTTTCTTGTCTTGGGTTTGTTGTTCATTTTTGCAGTTATCTCCTCCTCTTATGCTTTTTAAAGCAAAGAATATGCCAAGTTAAAGGATTCGCCGGGAAATAAGGCAAAGGCATTATAACCTGCTGATATTTAATACTATTTAATTAAAACAGGAAGTTTACAGCAAGATACTGCTCATCTTTAATTGCGAATGGTGATGCCTCAAGCAATAGCCAAATAATTGACAGCAAGTGAGGGATTTCTCATTTCAGGTACTCCTGAAAGAGCCAGGTCGAAAGATATCGCTCTCCTGTATCAGGGAGAACCACGACGATGAGCTTGTCTTTGCTGTCAGGCCTCTTCGCGACCTCCAGCGCAGCCCACATCACCGCACCCGAGGAGATCCCTGCGAGGATACCTTCTTCCTTTGCCAATCTTTTCGAGATTTTCCCCGCATCTTCGTGGCCAACGAGCATGATCTCATCGACGAGATCCATCCTCAGGACATCAGGGACAAAGCCTGCTCCTATACCCTGTATTTTGTGCGGTCCCGGCTTTCCGCCCGAAAGCACCGGTGAATCCGCCGGCTCAACCGCTATCGCCCGGAAAGACCGCTTACGCGGCTTGATCGCCTCTGCGATTCCGCTGATCGTGCCTCCGGTACCGACGCCCGCAATCAGAAGATCCGCCCTGCCTCCGGTGTCGTTCCATATCTCCTCGGCCGTTGTCTTCCTGTGTATCTCTACATTCGCCCTGTTCCTGAACTGCTGG
This genomic interval carries:
- a CDS encoding efflux transporter outer membrane subunit, with product MSMLLRPMIKPFCYGIAAVFSLIISGCTVGPDFQRPEAPIESTWIESGDKRVNSETRDYRNWWQTFNDPVLNRLVDQAYDENLSLKIAGVRVIEARAQLGIAAGNFYPQTQQAAGSLNYTRLSEQSAQAIPPFQYYLSQIGANASWEIDFWGKFRRAIESASASWLATAADYDNALVSLTADVANSYINIRTLEKRIAIALQNVETQKESLKIAEARYRYGTASLLDVEQARTQLNNTMASIPSLKAQQRQQENALCVLLGMAPKDLAEMLEGPSDIPVSPTEIVVGIPADLLRRRPDIRSAEYQAIAQSAQIGVAKAELYPAFSLSGDFSFLSTSAGKSELSDMFKWRSRTILAGPSFQWNILNYGQITNNVRVQDARLQELLIAYQNTVLSAQQDVEDNLSAFLRAQERADDLARSAESAKSALDLAVKQYREGVKDFTAVLLAQQSLLNEQDNLASTLGNISTSLVGVYRALGGAWESREGRDLVPEGIREEMAKRTDWGRLLAPASYNPPLTEKPSSSIRAPDW
- a CDS encoding cysteine-rich small domain-containing protein translates to MNYKYFVHRDCSFYPCHDLQEWKSCLFCWCPLYLLDCGGDFIMSRGIKDCSHCVIPHREEGYDHIREAVDEMIFRKAQV
- a CDS encoding GGDEF domain-containing protein, whose product is MNNKPKTRKQPEGVSAETVQYMPQTSSAKSGESERRDALYRLLVESSDDAIYLVDRECKYLYMNRRHQERLGLSGEEVAGLQYSRFHSLSETRYFVCKVNEVVRTGKSAHHVHRSLRDGRYFLRTLSPIMGQGGEIEAVSVISKDISQLKMTEKRLHSLSVTDELTGLLNRRGFLSLAGQQVKISHRLKKGMSLLSADLDDLKKINDTFGHQEGDGAIIETANILRESFRKADIIARIGGDEFVVLLIEPAYDDPDVYASRVRRILEIHNAENNRGYRLSLSLGMASCDPDSSYSIHDLIAEADKLMYEQKRKKKRSKVQAGPLTCHGEMRADHSLSCRENDFFVLA
- the cysK gene encoding cysteine synthase A: MTRIFEDITKTIGGTPLVRINKLTKGLPCEIVAKLESFNPLSSVKDRLGVAMIDAAERDGMIDRETVIIEPTSGNTGIALAFTCAARGYRLILTMPDTMSLERRALLRIFGAEIILTEGARGMKGAVDRAEEIAREYSKSFIPQQFRNRANVEIHRKTTAEEIWNDTGGRADLLIAGVGTGGTISGIAEAIKPRKRSFRAIAVEPADSPVLSGGKPGPHKIQGIGAGFVPDVLRMDLVDEIMLVGHEDAGKISKRLAKEEGILAGISSGAVMWAALEVAKRPDSKDKLIVVVLPDTGERYLSTWLFQEYLK